Genomic segment of Eleutherodactylus coqui strain aEleCoq1 chromosome 1, aEleCoq1.hap1, whole genome shotgun sequence:
TGTATTTTTCACACCCTTAGAATATGTTTCTAAAAGCTATAAAGCTTTAAGATGGACTTTATAATATACTTCCATACAAATTTGATAATAATTGATctaatattgattacctatctttGATTGTTGATTGcaacctcttctcaggcctgtgacatcatgttTATTGGTCACATGGTCTGAGAGCAGCTTCATGCTATTCAAGAAGAGGGGAATGAGCTACATGACCAGGCCCAGCCACAATGAATTGttcggcgctgtgcctggtatgtagTGATGTGACCATGGGGCTCATCTGAGTGCTGTGGTTGcttccatcagctgatcagcagggatcctcagaagcagacccctactgatctgatattgattatcttctctgaggataggtcatcaatatcttaatgccagataacccctttaaagggaacattGATAAACATACCTGCCATGTTAAAGTGACCTCGTTCATTTGGGTCCTTACACTGAACACTATACTTGTACAATAAAAGACTCATCTCTTTCTTGGTTCTACGCCTACAAGATGTAGCAGAATATATAGGGACCAGCTTTATTTTACTATAATTGAAAACACTCTTGGACAGGTGAGGGGTGCTCAACCAAGATGTAGGCAGTCACCACTCCCAACGTTACTGTAATAGGTCTGGGGTCCGACAGGCTCGACCCCTTCAGGGTATAGGCCGAGAAACCTCTAAGACACTGGGCTTTAGGGGTGAAAGTCCTCTCCCATACCTGATTTAGCCAAGGCGGTATCACCTCCCATTTTGATCACCTGTGATTGATCCTTTGCAGCAAACCAGGCTGGAACCATTTGGTGCAGTGCATTAAACTATGTGCATCCACAAGTGCTGCAACGTAAGGTGCCGGTAAAGAATTCAGACCGTCTTTCGCAATTCTTGCTGAACTTGAACAGGTTTATTGTAATGTAATAACAAGTGGTGTCACAACCGATAGTCTCTTGTGGAGGATGGCAGATGGCCTTCCTATGTTCTAGATTACCAGCTATGCTCAGCTCACCATGGAGTATTACTCTCAGAGTTGTCCCCTACAGCACTGGTAATGGAGCTCTCTAAACAGGTCTGCTGCCATGATGTCCTTTTTCTGGTGCATCCCACCAATCACCTGCGCACCTTCCTTACAGTATTCATTTTAAGGTGATACATACATAATAACAGAACAAATATGTCTAACAGTTCAAGACTCCCTTTCAGTACAATGCAAAAATAACGATAATCAACTCGTCCTAACAAACTAAAATAAACATGCAAGTATAACATCTGCTATTTTTTTCTGTCTAAGAAACCTAAGATACAGCAGCACCCTGTGAGCACTAGGATatgtgacaattagagatgagcgagtatactcgctaaggcacattactcgagcgagtagtgccttagccgagtatctccccgctcgtctctaaagattcgggggccccggcgggggagagcgggcaggaacggaggggagatctctctctccccccccccgctccatgccgcaactcacctgtcacccccgctggcccccgaatctttagagacgagcggggagatactcggctaaggcactactcgctcgagtaatgtgccttagtgagtatactcgctcatctctattgccaatATTGAGTCATTTTAAATTGCATTTTTGCTATATTTACTGTACTTAGAAATATGAGGTTAGTGCAAGTTGTTTGTGTGAGACCACGTGCCACAACTAGAGGAGCTCGTTTAGATGAGACCCTCATTAAACATTATAGCTGTACACTAGAAGACTCACCTACATGATGTACTGTATTGGTAGTGGTGACTGCTTCCATTTGGGTTGTCGTCATCACCCCAGTGGTGTCATCACATATGCTGGTGCCTAAAAGTCCCAGTAAACGATGACATCACAGGTGGGCCATTGGTGGGCAGTAATGTCAGCCCTATAAATATACATTTAGTTAGGGACCTGTTGCGTGGCAAAGCGATAAAGACATGATAATTGGTACCAAACTAATAATGGTCAAAATCTAATAGATGGACAACTGCAGTGTTATCACAAACAGACACACATGCAGTTCAATCCCCCTTCATCTCACTGTATTCAGCAGGGCATCCCATTCCTTCTTCTATTAAAGATTAAGAAAATGTAGCAACATGAAGCCTTGTTCGTTCTTCCAATACCCTCAAGGTAACCGGCTGTTATATGCAGAAGGACTTGGATTTTATTATCCCAATACCTTACTACATTTCCAATTGCAGTCATTTTGTAGCAGACTGATAGAAGATGTTTCTTTTATGGATTGATTGATTAATTAGTAAGGGGGGTACATACCATAGAGGCATTCCATGTGATAGCTTTAAGGGTGATGAAGAGTAGGATGGCTAGAGGGTATCTTTAATATTAAGAAAGGTCGTTTCTTGATTTTTCCTATAGCCCCCTTAACCTCAGCGTATACCCTTAAATACAATATATAGTTTATGGTTAGAAAAATAAAACTCGTTGTAGCAGAGGTTAAGCCTAAGGGTCCATACAGCTTGCTAGCTGCATAGAGAGTAGGCCTCAAATGCCTTCAATAGACTAGTTATACAGCAGGAAGATCAATGTTCGTTCCACTGGGGAATAAAAATGGCTTCCTTTGCTTGTCCTTATCAGCGGCAATCAGATCTACTATCATTTGGAATCATCTATTCTACACAAGTAGCAAATTATATCTTCACAAAAGCAACAACAACCCCCTTCCTACGTGCCTGTAAGAGGGTTGGTATAGATGCCGCCATGTACCACACCTCTTTACCAAAAATGTGAACTGAACTGTGCTACTAGGGTATTTGTTGATGTATAGACCTTCTAGGTCCTAATGACCATGATTGGAAATGCTGCACCGCCATTTCTTGTTATACTGTTTAACCATGTCTTATTGCAGGTACTGTGGAGTCTTAACAGTCAACCACCTGTTATGTTATAATGTATGTGATTGGTCCTAGGTTACATGTGCAGATGTTATGCATAGTGCTATAGTCTGAGCTTATAACCGTTGCTGATGGTGGTTGGTGATGTAATGGCAGATGGTGCAGCCGTGTCAGTGTACCTAATCTGACCAAAATATGAGAGCTATACACACTTTCCTGTGAGAGTTGGAGTCAAGTCCAATAAGCCCAAAGCTGAACTGTGGACCCTGAGAGTCTGTCGCTGGTAATCCGCTGTGTCCTTGTGTGAAGCTGCTCAACAGAGACTGTAACCGCCAAGCATACACTCTACAGCCATAAAGCTTATACCTGTTGTGACTGTAACCATTCTGTTTTGTTCCTTCTGTCATATCATGCTAGTTCTAAggtaaaaggaaagaaaaatctattttAGAACAAGTGAGTATCTGTGCAAAGATTTAGGTGTAATTGTCTTGATGCCAAATCATATTAAAGTGTATCTATTGTTCCATTTCGCATTCTTAGAAACCAGCAGCACATATGATCTAAAGTGTTTTCCCTTCTTAAACTCAAATTATGGCTGAATTGGCTGAAAACATTTGTGGCTGTGTAATGTTGGAATTCATCTAATAGAgtattgttgttagccgtttagtcgttcacgaccctcgatgaccctaaaggcaagctccctccatgtttttcagttttttgctgtctttcagttgtgtgatatccatgccagtatcagctctgacagtatcagccattgtgttctttggcgccaggtcttcttttgccactgatctgtcctagCATTATAAGTTTTTCTTgcaactctgctcacattacatggccaaaatatgtcagcctgagccgggccatcttgtcctccatgagcctgagctcGATCATCTTGTCCCCCGTGATcccgagtctggccatcttgccctccagtgatatattgtgtcttatacaattcaggacttctttGTTTgctactctcgccgtccagggcatacgcagcagctttcaccagcaccacagctccaacgcatcaatcctccttctatcagctttttttgcagtccagctttcacatccatacatggttatggggaaaatggtggtttgcactatcctgcgtttagttgttaTACCGACATCCCTACTTTTCCAAGTGTTTATGTCCATGTTTAACATCACACTTtgcccaatgctatcctacggtTTATCTctagcatagattctccagcttggtcaatttttgagccaaagaagatgaagtctcacacgcattctatgaccttattgtcgattttgatttgaatttggccattttttgcagttgtcataattttagcctTCTTCAAATTCAGATAGAGGCCCATTTTCTCACGTTTAcgtttaatcttacatatcaactgcgtcagacctgcttctgtttctgcaagcagggttgtgtcatccacataacggagattgtttatgtttcttccacctattttcaacccAATTTCCAATTAGTCTAGgcccattttccgcatgatcacttccgcatataggttaaacaagaagggtgagaggatgcagccctgtcggatgcTTTTACTGATCCCAAACCAACCTATGTCTCCAtattgtgttctcacagtggcttcttgattggtatagagtgattttatcagcttgactagatatgCCAATACGCtcagggcctgccatagcttgtcatgttCAACGCAGTTAagggccttgatgtagtcgatgaaggaCATATAGATAGtcttttggtattctcgagcTTCTCCactgcaggtttgcaatatggccgTGGGTGCTGCTTCCTCGCCGGTATCCTGCCTGCgatcagggagtgccgcttcaactgctgatctcagtctttcctgtataattttgagaaggatctttcttgcatgcggaatgagggctattgttcgggaGTTGGAACAAATCTGGGAGTCGCCTgtttttggtagagggatgaagacagatctttatCAGTCTTGAGTCCATTGTGTGGCTGCCCATACTGTCTGGCACAGCACCGTGATGCTTTTCACTGGTACTGGTAGCAATAGCTCTTCCGGTATTTTATCTatgtctggtgctttattttttggCTAGTTATTTCATTTGTTCTCACCTATAAGAACCAGGAAAAATGacgctattggttgtccgagGAAACCCTCAGAgtagctgataaaagaagagcagcaaaagcaGCTGGCAACAAAGATGAAGTTCTGCAACTAAATGCCAATTTTCAGCGAGCGGCAGGGAAAGACAatgaaatggactggaatgagcttTGCAAgcaactcgaagcagaagccatgaaagtcCATATGCAAggtctattctcacaggtcaagatggcctttCTTGGCatgcaacagcacaatcaaaAGCAAAAATTGGAAGAAACTGAATGaccaaggataggtggagggaatactcaaaggaactatatgcctgcaaccacatacctggaccattgcatgaggtggagcctgtggacgtGGAGCCCTCCATTATGCAGTCAGAAGTGGTTAAGGCAGTGAagcaactagccaaaaataaagcatctAATAGAGTAAATATATAATTTAAAGGTGACTAAAAAACTTCTGATCAAGGACTGgtggaaaatatataaaaaataagcagtacacACAACTTAAATGGTTCCAGCACAGCCACCCCAGTCCCTGAAACTGTTGCATCAATCACTTGCTGTTAATTTGCACATGACCAATCAGCCAGTCACAGGATCTAGAGGGGATACTAAGAGGAGCCAGTGATTGGCCGAGTGGTCACATGTACTCTTAAATAAGTCTCTTGGATCGAAACAGTAGGACCGGGGAGGCTAAATTGAACCAGGAGACAATTTGAAAGGTGAGAactgcttattttttttattcttcatctTTCCCTCCCCGAAGTGTTTTTCAGTCCCAGGAAAACCCTTTACGGCTGAGTTCTTACTAGAGTTTTTTCGGCGGATCCTGTTTTACAAAAGCCTGATACAAAAACTGAAAAGAATAAACAGATAAAATTgaattgtttccctttttttccaccttccattgactacaatgtaaaaaaaacggATCCATTTGGGTTCTGTTATTTTGAACTGGAAATAAAAACGGAGCAGTCTTCACTTTTGTTCCAGTATGTAGAAAGAAAATTGAGAAATATATTGAAAATGAAGGTTTTCagtttcaatgcatttctatggtcAGGAAAGCTGATAAGTTTTCTTTCCGTTTCGCTGCTCCTGTGATGAAATAACTGGACAGAAAAGCAAAAACGATGGCGTGAAATGGCTTCTAGTAGATATATTCCAACGGGAAGATAATAGATTATGTAATGTAAATGCTTCTTCTATATGGTGAGAGCAACTGGTCTCTGTGAAATATACGCATGTCTTGTACTCATTTAGTGTACTTAACCTAGATTTACGAGCCCCTTTGTGCGCCAGCTGACAAATGACTGGTTATCTAAGTCTGATTCATGCCACCTCTTCATGCACATTTATGTAACTTGTACTTTCTGTAACAGCCTCACTACTTAATTTGACAACCCGCATGCAATGGATGAACACAATACCAAGAAGATAAAAATAAAGTAGATTTGGATAGCATTGTCATGAGCAACAGGTTCATAAGACCATCCAGCAGCCTCCATTGACTCCTACAAAGAACTAACTAAGTTAATAGGTGAATTTAAAAATTGTGAACCCCTATGGGGACAGAACCTATAATATCAAGTGATATAAAGTATATAACAATCACCTAATGTAAGGTGCTTATTATAACATGTGTTATGCAATGATACATGTAAtagccaaatatatatatatataatatatatattatatatatacatagatatatctatatatgtttatatatatatatatatatatatatatatatatatattctagctTAAACTGATGATATATATCAGTCTAAGCTAGAATATACATATCAGCTATATATGTATTTAATTTACAAAGGTTTAAATCAAGTCTCTGCTTTAGATTATGTCAATCCCATCTTCGGCAGAGAGTGAATGAAGGGTTAACTCTGCTTGCTTCTCATTCCCCTCTGCTCTGTGCACACAGTGACGTTATGGGGATCACGTGACGCGCCCTATTAAGCGCTGGGAGCTGTTCTGGTGCTGAAACAAATATCTCCATCCTGAGAGGGAGCAATGATCAGAGAGCAGCCCTCTGCCTGAAGCACACAGGTAGGCTGCTACTGGATGGGGCTAaccgctgtgggggtcagcatgcatgggtgcagaCCCTAGGGATTTGCAAAACTTGATGCTGCTTTTTTTATAAGTGCTCCAGTACTTTTATAAATCTCGGTGGCTTTGAGAAGGGTATCATAGCCTGGCTACTATATTCACCTAGCTTGCCAGTCATCTAAATGCAGAGAAGCAGTACTAGACGTTGATACACATCTTCTCCTTAACTAAGTTATGGTATGGTAAGTGTGGGTGGTGATCGGTGCATTGCCTGTTGCTATGCTGTACAAGTTACCAAGCAGAAGATGTAGGCATTGGCAATATGCTAGTGTTTAATACTAGGCATTGTGATATGTTATCTTATTGATGTGGCTCAATTTCATCACTAAAGTAAAACTCATTGCAATAGCTATTGGAATACTGTAGCTACCAGGCATAAAAAATGCAAATCACACAGATTGTGAGTAAATGATATTCTGTacaatctgttttttttcttattgagaGGACTTTGCATGTCTTAAATAGATTAATGCAGTATTAGGAATGTCTAGGTAGGATTGCACAAGCGAATTAGCTAATCATGTAGTTGTCTTATTAGCATTTAACTGTATCTATGCCGGGAGAGACTGTGAGGATGTCTGAGATTATGTGACGTATTATGTCAGTAGTACTAACCGGTCTGTGTATGTACTATTTTAAAGGATAGCTGGCAAGATGTATCAATGGCAAACACAGCAATCAATGGCAAATTATGCTAAATTTTCCAAAGGCTTGTTTTTATGATTGTGCCTTAAGGGTACACATGGAAGACACATTGTTGCTGATTGGCATCTGATTAATCCAATAGACTTATTTGTATTTCTTAGGACAGACCGTTTATACATTCACTTGACATATTTATAAACATATACATCCATTAGTCTAGTGCAACATTGTATCGAAGATTTGTCTATTTGTAGGTAAGCTGATCATAGTAATAAAGAGAAAAGGAATAGGAGATTCCCAATCTACCTTAGAGAACAACCACAGTCATAATGCCATGGGATGCTTAAGCCTACTTACGTATATTCACTATTACATCACTAAGGTCGGATTTTGATACTAAATACATTTGATTTGTAGCCATTAGACCTAAAACGTAGTTCGGGTAATGGTGTTGGAAGGTGGAGTAACTCAGTATCTAGGATACATCATTGTTTCTCTCTTGTTGCTGAATGTGGTATTGATATAAATGGTCCTACAGCTTGTGGGTGGTACTGGCTTTTATTAGTAAATCAAGATCGAAAAGCCTTAGTGGAGGAAAGCCAAGACTGCACTTGTCTCTGCATTATATTTATCGCTGCCGCCTTAAACCTTCACACGTAAATCTGAAGCTAAGGCAAAAGTTATTTTGAGCCACCTGCAGTCTATAAATACAAACACATTACCCGTGTTTCTATAAGTAGATCAGAGTCAGAGATGGGAGTCATTAAATGTGTAGTTCTTTGGAAGCAGTCTGCAGTACAACACTTTAAATCAACAAGATGTATCGGTCCATTTATCATTTGTGTTTTGCCGTTATCTAATGGGATTTAAGTGCACCTAATGACATGGTGGAGTAAGGGTAATGATGTCTTTGATGTTCTGTAATATATGTACTATAATTTACTCCTTGTTGCATACTCATCACGTTTTCTTTTGTAGGAAATATTGATAAACATGGCATCTCCAAGGAACTACTATCTTGCAAAATGCGTATCCCTGTGCTTTTTATTCATCCTAATATCCTTTGCCGATGCTGCATCATTTCAATACTACCAAGTGCCACAACAGGAGCAAGAGTACAGAATGAAGAGTTTACAAAGGCTGCCAAGCCCAGACATGTTGAAGGCACTGGAGTACATTGAGAACCTCAGGAAGCAAGGAAGCAGAATTGAAAGCCTCCCTGACTATACCTCCTACCAAGGGGTACCACTCCTCAATGAGCAGAAGGAAGTGCAACCTCTTTCACCAGACAGTGCCAAACCCCTCTTCAATGATGATGAGTCTGAGTGGATGAAAGCAATGCTGGAAGCCTTGATGCAAGCCGAAAAAGAGGCAAAGGCGACACCACAAGACAAGAGCAAATCATACAGCAACTTAATGGACAAAAACTTACCACCTGAGCTGATTGAAGATTATGATTCAAACAAGTGGACTGAGAGAAGACCAAAAACTAATAACTTTTCTCCAAGACTATACGATGATTACTCCCGGGACAATCCACTGAAAAGGACAAATGAAATTGTTGAAGGTCAGTATACTCCACAAAATCTAGCTACATTACAGTCTGTCTTCCAGGAACTGGGGAAACTCAAAGGCCAGGCCAACCATAAAAGAGATAGATTAGAAGATGACCAAAAACTTTACAAGGATGACGAGGATGACATGTATAAAGCCAACAACATTGCTTATGAAGATGTAGCAGGAGGTGAGGACTGGAATCCCATTGAAGAGAAAGTTGAGAGCCAAACACAAGAAGAATTAAAGGAAAGTAAAGAAGAGGTAGAGAAGACAGATGATATGGAAGAGGAGATGAAACGTTCTGGATTGTTGGGTTTACAAGATGAGGAGGctgataaagaaaataaagagcaAGAAACTGAAAACCTGTCGAAACTGATGAATTCATATTTAAAGATGTGGCTGAACAGACTGGAAAAGGGTAAACAGAATATAGATAAGAGATCACTAAAATACTCAGGAAAAAATCTGGACCCTGAAGCAATTTATCAGCTGATTGATCTATCTAGAAACTTACAAATCCCTCCTGAGGATCTGATTGACATGCTACAAGATGAAGACAGCAAAAAGTTTGCAGGGAGGTTGGAATCTGAAAAAGAGGTTGAAGTACCTGAAGATCTGGATGAGGTTTTGGAAACTATGACTGATAAGACAGATGTGTATAAAAGTAAGCACGGATTTATAAAGCAGCCCACAACTGCTGCACTACCCAATGGTCCTGACGATCTAACAGTGGAAGATATAATGGCTCTCATGGGAGCTGATAAGTTGCCAAATCAAAAATATCCTTTCCTTAATCGATTTAACCAAAACAATGGTCTACCAAGACCCTACTCCATGTTTAGCAAAACTAAAGGACATAAAGTGATCTGGCCAAGTGACTTTGAAAAAAGACAAATAGAGTATGAGCCCAGGTCAGACAAGGAGGAAGATTTGGCTGACTATGTAGTTAAGATGCTAGCCAAATATCCAGAGCTCCTGGGCAACAATCCGAATAAAAAATTGCCTGCTCTTTACTCCCCAGGTGACATTCAGGATCTTGAAAAACAGTATGAAAAGGCTTTAAGAGGATATCTGAACATGCGAGGTTACCAGGATTTAGAGATTGCAGCCAATGGTAATCGAAGGCTACCCCTACCTAGGGAAGCTGATGACACACAAAACAAGCAGTATATAGATGAGGACATGCTTATGAAGGTCTTGGAGTACATGAACCAGGAGAAAGCAGATAAAGGGAGAGATCACAGTGTTAAAAGATCTATGGAGAATATGTAATTTGTTTTTGTTACCCAACAGTGTCATTATcgtttttcttttttggctttGTGGTTTACGTGGACTGGGCTAAGTTTTCCCTTCTACTTATAGGAATGGTTTTCTGATGACCCAGTGTCAGGATAAACATACATTATTGCTTCATATTCATCATAATAGTATGACTGTTTTGTATCCATTGGACACTCATTGTTATTTCTGGATTTGATGGGATCTTACATAAAAGTGAGGGGGACCAATGAAAAATCTATAGGTCCTGGACATTTCAGTTGACATTTTACTGAAGTCTCTATAAATCAGAATTTTCTTACCAAtgaatcattttttttcctttttgatttGGAAGACATTTTATTTCAAATTGACATTATTATAGCTTCTTAGATATATTGTTATAGGTTCTGTGGCAGTGCAGCATGTTTATATGTTAAGCACTGCAGTGCTCTACTTAAAGCATAGTATAAAAAGACAGCAGATCCAATTCTGCCTATATATGTCCTTACCACTGATTGGATCCATGCATTTCCTCCATAGTTTTCTTCAGGCTTTGTATTGAGATTAGCAATATATAGTAAGGTTTACTTATTCCCACCATGGGCTGTGCCTGATATTGCATCTCAGTTTCTGTCAAGTCCATTCAAATTGGTTGCAATACCAGAAATAAGAATTGTGGTATTTCTGGGAAAatgaaacattattttttttctaatctcatgaACCCCTTCGTAggttaatgaaaaaaaattgaaacacaAA
This window contains:
- the SCG2 gene encoding secretogranin-2 — protein: MASPRNYYLAKCVSLCFLFILISFADAASFQYYQVPQQEQEYRMKSLQRLPSPDMLKALEYIENLRKQGSRIESLPDYTSYQGVPLLNEQKEVQPLSPDSAKPLFNDDESEWMKAMLEALMQAEKEAKATPQDKSKSYSNLMDKNLPPELIEDYDSNKWTERRPKTNNFSPRLYDDYSRDNPLKRTNEIVEGQYTPQNLATLQSVFQELGKLKGQANHKRDRLEDDQKLYKDDEDDMYKANNIAYEDVAGGEDWNPIEEKVESQTQEELKESKEEVEKTDDMEEEMKRSGLLGLQDEEADKENKEQETENLSKLMNSYLKMWLNRLEKGKQNIDKRSLKYSGKNLDPEAIYQLIDLSRNLQIPPEDLIDMLQDEDSKKFAGRLESEKEVEVPEDLDEVLETMTDKTDVYKSKHGFIKQPTTAALPNGPDDLTVEDIMALMGADKLPNQKYPFLNRFNQNNGLPRPYSMFSKTKGHKVIWPSDFEKRQIEYEPRSDKEEDLADYVVKMLAKYPELLGNNPNKKLPALYSPGDIQDLEKQYEKALRGYLNMRGYQDLEIAANGNRRLPLPREADDTQNKQYIDEDMLMKVLEYMNQEKADKGRDHSVKRSMENM